One Flavobacterium sp. J372 genomic region harbors:
- a CDS encoding collagen-binding domain-containing protein, producing MQLSRRFAQKSSAISQCAANANITNANGATIPHTNMPGQIKINLADGINYFNITGADLNAVQNIIFNNPPSASKVLVINVDAAGTYNWNVWNQGGIGFQNCPYI from the coding sequence GACGCTTCGCACAAAAGTCTTCGGCAATCTCACAATGTGCTGCCAATGCAAATATTACAAATGCGAATGGAGCGACTATACCTCATACCAATATGCCGGGACAAATCAAAATCAATCTTGCTGATGGTATAAACTATTTTAATATTACGGGAGCAGACCTTAATGCTGTACAAAATATCATTTTCAATAACCCGCCAAGCGCTTCAAAAGTGTTGGTTATTAATGTAGATGCGGCAGGTACTTATAACTGGAATGTATGGAACCAGGGCGGCATAGGCTTCCAGAACTGTCCGTACATTTAA